In Maridesulfovibrio frigidus DSM 17176, a genomic segment contains:
- a CDS encoding ABC transporter ATP-binding protein, producing the protein MSSPADNIIEVENLTCAYGDLVITKDLTFDVRRGEIFIILGGSGCGKSTVLKHMIGLYPPSHGQIIIDGDDIGSAHGKARLDIIRRIGVMYQMGALFGSMTLLENVRLPLEEFTSMPREAMDYVARMKLALVGLEGSADKMPSELSGGMLKRGAIARAMALDPKILFLDEPSAGLDPITSAELDELIRSLSRSLGVTFVIVTHELQSIFSIADRIIMLDKSTKGIIATGDPRKLRDESDIPLVRRFFHREFQDKTSNAAPVTETI; encoded by the coding sequence TTGAGTTCTCCTGCCGATAACATAATAGAAGTTGAAAACCTTACCTGTGCGTATGGTGATCTTGTTATAACAAAAGATCTTACTTTCGATGTGAGGCGTGGAGAAATATTTATTATCCTCGGTGGTTCCGGTTGTGGAAAGAGTACCGTTCTTAAGCATATGATAGGCCTTTATCCTCCGTCACATGGGCAGATTATAATTGATGGTGATGACATTGGCTCTGCGCATGGTAAAGCCAGACTTGATATTATCCGTCGCATCGGGGTTATGTACCAGATGGGCGCGCTTTTCGGGTCTATGACGCTTCTTGAAAATGTGCGACTTCCACTTGAGGAGTTTACTTCCATGCCTCGCGAGGCCATGGATTATGTTGCTAGAATGAAGCTAGCACTCGTTGGACTTGAAGGTTCTGCCGATAAGATGCCGTCCGAACTTTCGGGTGGTATGCTGAAAAGGGGAGCTATTGCCCGCGCTATGGCACTTGATCCGAAAATTTTATTTCTTGATGAACCGTCAGCCGGACTTGATCCGATTACTTCAGCTGAGTTAGATGAATTGATACGCAGCCTTTCTCGCTCGCTAGGAGTTACATTTGTAATTGTAACGCATGAACTTCAATCAATATTTTCCATAGCTGATAGAATTATAATGCTAGATAAAAGCACAAAAGGAATCATCGCTACAGGTGATCCTCGTAAACTGCGGGATGAATCTGATATTCCGCTTGTACGTCGCTTTTTTCATCGTGAATTTCAAGATAAGACAAGTAACGCCGCGCCTGTTACGGAGACAATATGA
- a CDS encoding tetratricopeptide repeat protein translates to MKQFLFLVQALALLALTACAQITGPYYLGQEKYDEGIEALGQQLKENPQDASSAYYVGRYYLALEKPTQAIPYLKRASEIEPQNADYHFWVGVALWAVKDYSHEQESYGKALALDPKHISANLYLGHSYLESKKWREALAQYDIVLKLDKYNPEALYNRADSLRRLGRSAEEIEAWKKFLKYYPDGSLAMSAASNMNLHGDFTYRNFILGKRNVTLKTMKFKPESTLIDVSSKKSLHVIAAMMEANEKLNIHIVSYKKGDVTLAKSRAKAVRDYILGGHPGFSSTRMPLSWFDLSETIKSGGKSFQVDDSVQFITVVQ, encoded by the coding sequence GTGAAACAGTTTTTGTTTTTAGTTCAGGCTTTAGCTCTTTTGGCTTTAACCGCATGTGCTCAGATTACCGGTCCCTATTATTTAGGGCAGGAAAAGTATGATGAAGGGATTGAGGCTCTTGGGCAGCAGTTAAAAGAGAACCCTCAGGACGCATCCTCTGCCTACTATGTTGGTCGTTATTATCTTGCTCTTGAAAAACCAACGCAAGCCATCCCTTATTTAAAACGCGCTTCTGAGATTGAGCCCCAAAATGCAGACTACCATTTCTGGGTAGGTGTCGCGTTGTGGGCTGTAAAAGATTATTCTCATGAGCAAGAGTCTTATGGAAAGGCTTTGGCGCTTGATCCCAAACATATCTCCGCTAATCTTTATCTTGGGCATAGCTATCTTGAAAGCAAGAAGTGGCGAGAAGCGTTGGCTCAATATGATATTGTCTTAAAACTAGATAAATATAACCCTGAAGCACTCTATAATAGAGCAGATTCTTTGCGTCGTCTTGGCCGCTCAGCGGAAGAAATTGAAGCTTGGAAGAAGTTCTTAAAGTATTATCCGGATGGCTCTTTGGCCATGAGTGCTGCATCTAATATGAATTTACATGGAGATTTTACTTATCGTAATTTCATATTAGGCAAACGAAATGTTACCTTAAAGACCATGAAATTTAAGCCAGAATCAACACTTATTGATGTTTCAAGCAAGAAATCTCTTCATGTAATTGCCGCCATGATGGAGGCAAACGAGAAATTAAACATCCATATTGTATCTTATAAAAAGGGTGATGTTACGCTTGCAAAGTCCCGGGCGAAGGCCGTTCGTGATTATATATTAGGCGGGCATCCCGGATTTTCTTCTACAAGAATGCCTCTAAGTTGGTTTGATTTGTCGGAGACAATTAAGAGTGGCGGTAAATCTTTTCAGGTAGATGACTCTGTTCAATTTATAACCGTTGTTCAGTAA
- the ahbD gene encoding heme b synthase, with protein sequence MSDTKNSHPAGHPGGHPKGHPGGHPGKTGGHPGGHPGVNPIPQKNADGSPPLRLIAWEVTRSCNLACKHCRAEAHPEPYPGELSTEEAKALIDTFRETGNPIIIFTGGEPLLRHDVFELVAYAKSKDLRCVMAPNGTLLTPENSVRLKEVGIERCSISIDALSAEHHDEFRGEKGAFDASMRGIQFLKDAGIEFQINTTVTRNNLHMFKDIFKLCKDLGASAWHIFLLVPTGRASELGNQVISAEEYEEVLNWFYDFQKTTDMQLKATCAPHYHRILRQRAKEDGIPVNFENFGLDAVSRGCLGGVGFCFISHTGQVQPCGYLELDCGNVRDIPFPQIWSKSQQFLNLRNPAVYDGKCGYCEFEKVCGGCRARAATMEDNYLGPEPLCSYTPKKKPKKES encoded by the coding sequence ATGAGCGATACTAAAAATTCACATCCAGCTGGGCATCCCGGTGGACATCCTAAGGGTCACCCTGGCGGACACCCCGGCAAAACTGGCGGTCATCCAGGCGGACACCCCGGCGTTAACCCTATTCCTCAAAAAAACGCTGACGGTTCCCCTCCTCTTCGCTTAATCGCATGGGAAGTTACCCGTTCATGTAACCTTGCTTGTAAGCATTGCCGTGCGGAAGCCCACCCAGAGCCGTATCCGGGCGAACTTTCCACCGAGGAAGCAAAAGCTCTCATTGATACTTTCCGTGAAACCGGAAATCCAATCATTATTTTCACAGGCGGCGAACCTCTCTTAAGACATGACGTATTTGAATTGGTAGCATATGCTAAGTCTAAGGACCTGCGTTGCGTAATGGCTCCTAACGGAACCCTGCTCACCCCAGAAAACTCCGTTCGCCTTAAAGAAGTAGGAATCGAGCGCTGTTCGATTTCAATTGATGCTCTAAGCGCTGAACACCATGATGAGTTTAGAGGCGAAAAAGGTGCTTTTGACGCTTCAATGCGCGGCATTCAGTTCCTTAAAGATGCAGGCATCGAGTTCCAAATAAATACAACAGTAACTCGTAATAACCTTCATATGTTCAAAGATATTTTCAAGCTTTGCAAAGACCTTGGAGCATCAGCTTGGCACATATTCCTGCTCGTTCCGACAGGCAGAGCTTCCGAGCTTGGAAATCAGGTTATCAGCGCGGAAGAATACGAAGAAGTGCTAAACTGGTTCTACGATTTCCAGAAAACAACAGACATGCAGCTTAAAGCGACATGTGCACCACACTACCACCGCATCCTGCGCCAGCGTGCAAAAGAAGACGGAATTCCGGTTAATTTTGAGAATTTCGGACTAGATGCTGTCAGCCGTGGTTGTCTTGGCGGAGTTGGATTCTGTTTCATATCACACACAGGACAAGTTCAGCCTTGCGGATATCTGGAACTTGATTGCGGAAATGTACGCGACATTCCTTTCCCGCAAATCTGGAGTAAATCTCAACAGTTTCTTAATCTCAGAAACCCTGCTGTCTATGACGGCAAATGTGGGTACTGCGAATTTGAAAAAGTTTGTGGAGGCTGCCGCGCTAGAGCTGCAACCATGGAAGATAATTACCTCGGACCAGAGCCGCTGTGTTCATACACTCCAAAGAAAAAGCCTAAAAAGGAGTCCTAA
- the hemB gene encoding porphobilinogen synthase yields MVFDFHRGRRLRRTPVIRDLVRETVLTPADLMMPYFVSESDDPEFKKPISSMPGQYQLSLKQLEKTVGLAVENGLKSLILFGIPAEKDPVGSQAYADEGIVQQAVKMIKANWPDLVVCTDVCLCEFTSHGHCGLIKDGKVLNDPTIELLAQVALSHAKAGADIVAPSDMMDGRVAAIREKLDEEGFEELPIMSYAVKYASAYYGPFREAAESAPQFGDRKTYQMDPANAREGLREAAADVIEGADILMVKPAGPYQDVIRMVRDSFDLPVAAYQVSGEYSMIKAAGINGWIDEKAVMLESLIGLKRAGADLILTYFTEDVLKHMSNK; encoded by the coding sequence ATGGTATTCGATTTTCATAGAGGACGTAGACTAAGACGCACACCAGTCATTCGCGACCTTGTTAGAGAAACAGTTCTAACTCCCGCAGACTTGATGATGCCCTACTTCGTCTCAGAATCAGACGATCCCGAGTTCAAGAAACCAATTTCATCAATGCCCGGACAATATCAACTCAGCCTCAAACAGCTCGAAAAAACTGTCGGCCTAGCAGTTGAAAATGGACTGAAAAGCCTTATTCTTTTCGGAATACCTGCGGAAAAAGATCCAGTTGGGTCGCAGGCATATGCTGATGAAGGCATTGTACAGCAAGCTGTAAAGATGATTAAGGCCAACTGGCCTGACCTTGTCGTTTGCACTGATGTCTGCCTATGTGAATTCACATCCCACGGGCATTGCGGACTTATTAAAGATGGTAAAGTTTTAAACGACCCAACCATTGAACTGCTCGCACAAGTTGCTCTCTCCCACGCAAAAGCTGGTGCCGATATCGTTGCCCCGTCAGACATGATGGACGGACGTGTTGCCGCCATTCGCGAAAAGCTGGACGAGGAAGGATTCGAAGAACTTCCTATCATGTCATACGCTGTTAAATATGCATCCGCATACTACGGACCATTCCGAGAAGCAGCAGAAAGCGCTCCTCAGTTCGGTGACCGCAAGACTTACCAGATGGACCCAGCCAACGCGCGCGAAGGACTTCGCGAAGCTGCTGCGGATGTAATTGAAGGCGCAGATATACTTATGGTTAAACCGGCAGGACCGTATCAGGATGTTATCCGTATGGTTCGTGATTCTTTTGACCTACCTGTTGCAGCCTACCAAGTCAGCGGCGAATATTCCATGATCAAAGCAGCCGGAATAAACGGCTGGATTGACGAAAAAGCAGTCATGCTAGAATCTCTCATCGGCCTCAAACGGGCCGGAGCAGATTTAATTCTGACTTACTTCACCGAAGACGTACTAAAACACATGAGTAATAAATAA
- a CDS encoding DUF445 domain-containing protein translates to MITMKLLLSPVICALIGWLTNYLAVKMLFHPYKAIKIGPFEIQGIFPKRQKELAESLGKMIERELISHTDIKNVIRDPAFVEKHKGVVLEYLEIFFKEKLVTLHPMVAMFLNEETLKTVRAMLSKELDEMLPKLIETTASELECSLDFKCLVQDKVECFSMEQLEGILFGIMKKEFRFIEVIGGVLGFIIGLIQVVIFIL, encoded by the coding sequence ATGATCACTATGAAACTTCTTCTTTCTCCGGTAATCTGCGCATTAATTGGTTGGCTCACTAATTATCTTGCAGTGAAAATGTTATTCCACCCATACAAGGCTATAAAGATTGGCCCCTTTGAAATTCAAGGCATTTTCCCTAAGAGACAAAAGGAACTTGCTGAAAGTCTTGGAAAGATGATCGAGCGCGAACTTATCTCGCATACTGATATCAAAAATGTAATTCGTGATCCTGCATTTGTTGAAAAGCACAAAGGTGTTGTTCTTGAGTATCTTGAGATATTTTTTAAGGAAAAGTTAGTAACTCTCCATCCGATGGTTGCAATGTTTCTTAATGAAGAAACTCTTAAAACTGTTCGGGCCATGCTTTCAAAAGAACTTGACGAAATGCTTCCTAAATTGATTGAAACTACTGCCTCTGAACTTGAATGCTCACTTGATTTTAAGTGCCTTGTTCAGGATAAAGTTGAATGTTTTTCAATGGAACAACTCGAAGGTATTTTGTTTGGGATCATGAAAAAAGAATTCCGCTTTATTGAAGTGATTGGTGGAGTTCTAGGATTTATCATTGGTCTTATTCAAGTTGTTATATTTATTTTGTAA
- a CDS encoding sensor domain-containing diguanylate cyclase, whose product MSSLHDLEAVQSELSDLQKKHSKLKQRISRTCPECGQAEFKKLFANAASAIVILDAEGKIILTNSFFTEITGFSQTEVFAKPIHNVLPSNEHHVSDFLKNISSESECSANLIFPTINKESDPIWLDMSVKTLSETESSPKSSICIFKDITSEKENELHRNELIEELMDVKELQEENSAQLNLLLHELDDKNLKLKKEISERKKAEQRLRESEERFKNLSITDQLTGLFNRRHLQDVAHREVEKCKLENSPLCTLLMDVDNFKHFNDTYGHSAGDDVLSNVGKLIKDSIKGTDRAFRYGGEEFLVLLPETGCKEAKQTAERIRTAMEAVVYHLPNSESVQKTLSIGIAEYKQGESLEAMFKRADDHMFQAKLQGKNKISYSCKTEDS is encoded by the coding sequence GTGAGCAGTCTGCACGATCTAGAAGCTGTACAATCTGAGCTTAGCGACTTGCAAAAAAAGCACAGCAAGCTCAAACAAAGAATTTCACGCACATGCCCTGAATGCGGACAAGCTGAATTCAAGAAGCTTTTTGCAAATGCGGCATCTGCAATTGTAATTCTTGATGCTGAAGGTAAAATAATACTCACAAATTCTTTTTTCACTGAGATCACTGGTTTTTCACAAACAGAAGTGTTCGCAAAACCCATCCACAATGTCCTCCCCTCAAATGAACACCATGTCAGCGACTTTCTTAAAAATATTTCATCTGAATCAGAGTGTAGTGCAAATTTAATATTTCCTACAATTAATAAAGAATCCGACCCAATATGGCTGGACATGTCTGTTAAAACTCTATCAGAAACAGAGTCATCCCCCAAGAGTTCTATCTGTATATTTAAAGATATTACTTCTGAAAAAGAAAATGAACTTCACAGAAATGAACTCATTGAAGAACTGATGGATGTAAAGGAATTACAAGAAGAAAATTCAGCCCAGCTCAACCTGCTCCTTCATGAACTTGATGATAAGAATCTAAAGCTAAAAAAAGAAATTTCAGAAAGAAAAAAAGCAGAGCAACGGCTTAGAGAAAGTGAAGAAAGATTCAAAAACCTCAGTATAACAGATCAGCTAACAGGGCTATTCAACCGCAGACATTTACAAGATGTTGCCCACCGGGAAGTCGAGAAGTGCAAGCTGGAAAACTCTCCTTTGTGCACGCTGCTCATGGATGTAGACAATTTCAAGCATTTTAATGACACCTACGGCCATTCTGCTGGAGACGACGTTCTTTCCAACGTAGGTAAACTCATCAAAGATTCGATAAAAGGAACGGACAGAGCTTTCCGCTACGGCGGAGAAGAATTCTTAGTACTATTGCCGGAAACAGGCTGCAAAGAAGCAAAGCAAACAGCCGAGCGCATTAGAACCGCTATGGAAGCAGTCGTATATCATCTACCAAATTCAGAATCTGTCCAAAAAACCTTGAGCATAGGGATCGCGGAATACAAACAGGGTGAATCCTTAGAAGCAATGTTTAAGCGCGCAGATGACCATATGTTCCAAGCAAAGCTACAAGGCAAAAACAAAATTTCATATTCCTGTAAAACTGAAGACAGCTAG
- a CDS encoding sterol desaturase family protein, protein MGLLLIMCEKFFPRRLAPSDRKRRWFGNLGVVVVSAILVRLIFPFLPVALAVMVTLKGWGLIPLLGLPLWTQVIIGFVLLDLAIYLQHRAFHLWRPLWLLHRMHHADTFYDFTTGVRFHPLEFCLSLVFKLALVVLFGIQPLAVLLFEVVLNCVAMFNHSNIKLPKDLDEVLRLFVVTPDMHRVHHSTDSQEMNSNFGFNLPWWDRIFSTYKDQPDLGHQKMNIGLNIFRDTKFLSLWSMLIMPFIKPNAGKSEK, encoded by the coding sequence GTGGGTTTGCTTTTAATAATGTGTGAGAAGTTTTTCCCGCGCCGCCTAGCACCATCAGATCGAAAACGAAGGTGGTTCGGTAATTTGGGGGTTGTGGTCGTTTCTGCAATTCTCGTGCGGTTGATTTTCCCATTCCTGCCTGTTGCGCTAGCCGTTATGGTTACCTTGAAGGGGTGGGGATTGATTCCTCTTTTAGGATTACCGCTGTGGACACAGGTTATTATAGGTTTTGTCCTTCTAGACTTGGCAATTTATCTACAGCACCGCGCCTTTCATCTTTGGCGTCCGTTGTGGCTTTTGCACCGTATGCACCATGCGGACACTTTTTACGATTTCACGACCGGTGTTCGGTTCCATCCTTTGGAATTCTGCTTGTCGCTGGTATTCAAGCTCGCGTTGGTTGTCTTATTCGGTATTCAGCCTCTTGCAGTTCTTTTATTTGAAGTGGTGCTTAACTGTGTCGCGATGTTTAATCATTCAAATATTAAACTTCCAAAAGATTTGGATGAAGTTTTACGATTGTTTGTTGTGACACCGGATATGCACCGAGTGCATCACTCCACGGATTCACAGGAAATGAATAGTAACTTTGGATTTAATCTCCCTTGGTGGGATCGAATCTTTTCGACTTATAAAGATCAGCCTGATCTTGGGCATCAGAAAATGAACATCGGGTTGAATATTTTCCGAGATACGAAGTTCCTTTCTTTATGGAGTATGTTGATTATGCCGTTTATTAAGCCAAATGCGGGGAAGTCTGAAAAGTAG
- a CDS encoding ABC transporter permease yields the protein MVFGLVKLEKSGSSLKLSGRLDAEGAGEVWEQARSAVSAGATSIDCSNVEYMDGGGAALFMMMEALCRESGKTLSINGLDSEFSKFLELFDVEKAAPSKDTIDKPVGLAGWISSVGKSAQEIGTDFREQVEFTGNCVLAVRDTMSGRHRLRWPDFWLTAEKVGVDGLPIILLIGFLMGLIMSFQSAVSLQRFGGEIFVPNMLGLVMFRELGPMVTAILLAGRTGSAFAAEIGTMKVNEELDALSTMGLNPVSFLVVPRVLATIFVTPLLTLFFNFMSLVGGALVMLSMGYPLTTFTSRVFQNVSWIDFSGGMVKAFVFSVLVAGIGCQRGLVTKSGASAVGDSTTSAVVSGIILIAVFDGLFAVIFFIAGV from the coding sequence ATGGTTTTTGGACTCGTAAAACTTGAGAAATCAGGTAGCTCATTAAAGCTCTCCGGCCGGCTTGATGCTGAAGGTGCGGGGGAAGTGTGGGAACAGGCGCGATCTGCTGTCTCTGCAGGTGCGACCTCTATCGATTGTTCTAATGTAGAATATATGGATGGTGGTGGTGCGGCTCTTTTTATGATGATGGAAGCCCTATGCCGAGAAAGTGGTAAAACTTTAAGCATTAATGGGTTGGACTCTGAATTTAGTAAATTTCTCGAATTATTCGATGTTGAAAAAGCTGCCCCTTCTAAAGACACTATTGATAAACCTGTCGGTTTGGCTGGCTGGATCTCGTCGGTTGGAAAATCTGCTCAGGAGATCGGTACAGATTTCAGGGAGCAGGTTGAGTTTACTGGGAATTGTGTTCTGGCTGTGCGGGATACTATGAGCGGTCGACATCGTTTGCGTTGGCCTGACTTTTGGCTGACTGCTGAAAAGGTCGGGGTGGACGGTTTACCTATTATTTTGCTCATTGGTTTTTTGATGGGACTGATCATGTCCTTCCAATCTGCAGTTTCTCTCCAGCGATTTGGCGGTGAAATATTTGTGCCGAATATGTTGGGGCTGGTTATGTTCAGAGAGCTTGGGCCGATGGTGACTGCCATTTTGCTTGCAGGTAGAACCGGGTCAGCTTTCGCTGCGGAAATCGGCACCATGAAGGTTAATGAAGAGCTGGACGCATTAAGCACCATGGGCCTTAATCCTGTGAGCTTTTTAGTTGTTCCACGGGTTCTCGCTACAATTTTTGTTACTCCTCTTTTGACATTGTTTTTTAATTTCATGTCCCTTGTGGGCGGAGCATTAGTAATGCTCTCGATGGGCTATCCTCTTACAACGTTTACCAGCAGGGTATTTCAGAATGTCTCGTGGATAGATTTTTCAGGTGGCATGGTTAAGGCTTTTGTTTTCAGTGTTCTTGTTGCCGGAATCGGTTGTCAGCGCGGTTTAGTTACTAAATCCGGTGCGAGTGCCGTTGGTGATTCGACTACAAGTGCCGTGGTCAGCGGCATTATTCTTATCGCCGTGTTTGATGGCCTTTTTGCCGTAATATTTTTCATCGCAGGAGTTTAA
- a CDS encoding MlaD family protein, with amino-acid sequence MSRKTNPFRLGLFVISGSLLMLIALVILGAGKIFETTVKIETYINESVNGLEVGSPIKFRGVKVGSVSEIGFVTDEYVTSEDSELRYVYILGELNSDIIKSKEGKDMMQSLKREVKRGLRARPVSLGLTGQLFLEIDYVNPERNPPLKITWTPENYYVPSTASMMSKVEGAVASISETLEDINKAKIAEAVEDVRQVAQTVNKFLEKSDAAEISRSLTGTLNEAEKFIARLNVLLADPNVNSLMPDVASAAHSFKLVMDSGSNDMIVALRDLRKATTSAKNISGDFETYLRSPQGKDTLNSLSKTLDNVGEASDKIKDAATRFEGTLSRVNVVVAGQQGNIEAILDNVRRLVENLRELSSEARQYPAGVLFGEPPRKGRAQ; translated from the coding sequence ATGAGCCGCAAAACGAACCCTTTCAGACTTGGACTTTTTGTAATATCGGGATCACTTCTTATGTTGATCGCCCTTGTTATTTTAGGTGCAGGAAAGATTTTTGAAACTACAGTTAAGATTGAAACATACATAAATGAGTCTGTTAACGGGCTTGAAGTTGGCTCTCCTATTAAGTTTCGAGGAGTTAAAGTCGGCTCCGTCAGCGAGATAGGATTTGTGACCGATGAGTATGTAACAAGCGAAGATAGCGAGCTTCGCTATGTATATATTTTAGGTGAGCTAAATAGTGACATCATTAAGTCCAAAGAAGGAAAAGACATGATGCAGTCATTAAAAAGAGAGGTGAAACGTGGCCTTCGTGCTCGACCCGTTTCCTTAGGTTTGACCGGACAACTTTTCCTTGAAATTGATTACGTTAATCCTGAGCGGAACCCACCTCTTAAGATCACTTGGACTCCTGAGAATTACTATGTTCCATCAACCGCTTCCATGATGAGTAAGGTTGAAGGAGCCGTTGCTTCAATCAGTGAAACTTTGGAAGACATAAATAAAGCAAAAATTGCAGAAGCCGTCGAAGATGTCCGGCAGGTAGCGCAGACTGTTAACAAGTTTTTAGAGAAGTCTGATGCTGCTGAAATAAGCAGAAGTCTTACCGGGACCCTTAATGAGGCTGAAAAGTTTATTGCACGTTTAAATGTTCTTCTAGCTGATCCAAATGTCAATTCATTAATGCCGGATGTGGCATCGGCTGCGCATAGTTTCAAGCTTGTTATGGATTCTGGGTCGAATGATATGATCGTAGCGCTTAGGGATTTGCGCAAGGCTACTACAAGTGCCAAGAATATTTCCGGGGATTTTGAAACATATCTTAGAAGTCCGCAAGGTAAGGATACTTTAAATAGCCTATCTAAGACCTTAGATAATGTAGGTGAGGCTTCTGATAAGATTAAAGATGCGGCGACAAGGTTTGAAGGAACTCTTTCAAGGGTAAATGTTGTTGTTGCCGGACAGCAGGGCAATATTGAAGCTATTCTTGATAATGTGCGAAGGTTGGTAGAAAATTTACGAGAACTTAGCAGTGAAGCTAGACAATATCCTGCCGGGGTCCTTTTTGGTGAACCTCCGAGGAAAGGACGGGCACAATAA
- a CDS encoding ABC-type transport auxiliary lipoprotein family protein, giving the protein MKRYFLKNACTLCFVSALLIVAAAGCVKLERASLDRTYYTLDAVRDRQNATSRVTDKNLIVRRMKVSSRYEDKDLVYQVAGNIYEADYYNAFFVPPASMLTQELKVWMGDSGLFANVLGPESMGAGEFMLEGVVNSLYGDFSGESPKAVIKMQFFMFNNADPNMPIIYSRNFSEEVPIKDQTASALVEAMNTGISMIFAELEKDVAKVVEDVSKVANDQE; this is encoded by the coding sequence GTGAAAAGATATTTTTTAAAAAATGCGTGCACACTATGCTTTGTTTCGGCGCTTTTAATTGTTGCTGCCGCAGGCTGCGTGAAGCTTGAGCGTGCGTCTCTTGACCGCACTTACTATACTTTAGATGCTGTCAGAGATAGGCAAAATGCTACGTCTCGTGTGACTGACAAAAACTTGATTGTTCGCCGGATGAAGGTTTCCTCTCGTTACGAAGACAAAGATTTAGTGTATCAAGTCGCTGGCAATATTTATGAAGCTGACTATTACAATGCTTTCTTCGTGCCGCCAGCATCCATGCTGACACAGGAGCTTAAAGTTTGGATGGGCGATTCAGGACTTTTTGCTAATGTTCTCGGTCCGGAAAGCATGGGGGCTGGAGAATTTATGCTCGAAGGGGTGGTTAATTCTCTTTACGGAGACTTTAGTGGAGAATCTCCTAAGGCTGTGATTAAAATGCAGTTTTTTATGTTTAATAACGCAGATCCTAATATGCCTATTATCTATTCGCGTAATTTCAGCGAGGAAGTTCCAATAAAAGATCAGACAGCTTCCGCTCTTGTAGAAGCTATGAACACTGGTATTTCTATGATTTTTGCGGAGCTCGAGAAGGATGTAGCCAAGGTTGTGGAAGATGTATCTAAGGTTGCAAATGACCAAGAATAG
- the ahbA gene encoding siroheme decarboxylase subunit alpha: MDAVDKNILGIIQSGFPIDPRPYAVIGKEVGINEDEALSRVCKLREDGVIRRLGANFGSRELGWRSTLCAAKVPEDKIEEFAAEVGRHKGVTHNYLRENEFNIWFTYIGPDWDNVCETLQSITDKTGIKILNLPASTMFKIKVDFKMDSDSTEKK; encoded by the coding sequence ATGGACGCAGTAGATAAAAATATACTTGGAATAATCCAGTCTGGTTTCCCCATTGATCCTCGCCCCTATGCCGTAATTGGTAAAGAAGTGGGAATCAATGAAGATGAGGCTTTAAGTAGAGTTTGTAAGCTTAGAGAAGACGGAGTTATCCGCAGACTCGGAGCTAACTTCGGGTCACGCGAATTGGGCTGGAGATCAACTCTATGCGCAGCAAAAGTGCCAGAAGATAAAATCGAAGAATTTGCGGCAGAAGTAGGCAGACACAAGGGTGTAACTCACAACTATCTCCGCGAAAATGAATTCAATATATGGTTTACCTACATCGGGCCAGACTGGGACAACGTGTGCGAGACATTGCAGTCCATTACCGATAAAACCGGAATTAAAATCCTTAATCTGCCAGCAAGCACCATGTTTAAAATCAAAGTAGATTTTAAAATGGACAGCGACAGCACGGAGAAAAAATAA
- the rpe gene encoding ribulose-phosphate 3-epimerase codes for MAEKETIISPSLLSCDFSRLADELKALEEAGLKWAHLDVMDGKFVPNITFGPPVIKSMRKECNLFFDCHLMIEQPERYITEFAEAGADLICVHAESTNHLERVCAAIVEAGCKPAIALNPATPLESIKYLIPQLYMVLIMSVNPGFGGQKYIPFCTDKVRDLKAMITEAGADTLIQLDGGVTIDNCRELVEAGADVLVSGSAFFKYPPYAERHKLFLERCAGK; via the coding sequence ATGGCTGAAAAAGAAACCATCATTTCACCTTCACTGCTTTCATGTGATTTCAGCAGACTTGCTGATGAGCTGAAAGCTCTTGAAGAAGCTGGACTGAAATGGGCGCACCTTGATGTAATGGACGGTAAATTTGTACCAAACATTACTTTCGGCCCTCCGGTCATTAAATCCATGCGCAAAGAGTGCAATCTTTTCTTCGACTGTCATCTTATGATCGAGCAGCCCGAAAGATATATCACAGAATTCGCAGAAGCCGGTGCAGACCTTATCTGCGTCCACGCAGAATCTACGAATCACCTTGAAAGGGTATGTGCTGCCATTGTCGAAGCAGGCTGTAAACCAGCCATTGCCCTAAACCCTGCGACACCGCTAGAATCAATCAAATACTTGATTCCGCAGTTGTACATGGTTCTGATCATGAGCGTTAACCCCGGATTCGGCGGGCAGAAATACATTCCTTTCTGTACAGATAAAGTACGCGATCTTAAAGCTATGATCACAGAAGCCGGAGCAGACACCCTTATTCAGCTGGATGGCGGTGTCACCATTGATAATTGTAGAGAGCTAGTTGAAGCGGGCGCGGATGTGCTTGTTTCAGGATCTGCTTTCTTCAAATATCCACCTTACGCAGAGCGCCACAAACTCTTCTTAGAACGCTGTGCAGGAAAATAG